A window of the Macaca nemestrina isolate mMacNem1 chromosome X, mMacNem.hap1, whole genome shotgun sequence genome harbors these coding sequences:
- the LOC105468444 gene encoding DDB1- and CUL4-associated factor 12-like protein 1, with translation MAQQQTGSRKRKAPAVEAGAESSPSQGLAAADGEGPLLLKRQRRPATCRSMVHYLKVREVGGWGPAGLQGFDGEMRGYAVQRLPELLTERQLDLGTLNKVFASQWLNSRQVVCGTKCNTLFVVDVQSGHITRIPLLRDREARLAQDQQGCGIHAIELNPSKTLLATGGENPNSLAIYQLPTLDPLCLGDRHGHKDWIFAVAWLSDTIAVSGSRDGTVALWRMDPDKFDDTVAWHSEVGLPVYAHIRPKDVEAIPRAIINPSNRKVRALACGAKNQELGAVSLDGYFHLWKAQSTLSRLLSIRLPYFRDNVCLTYCDDMSVYAVGSHSHVSFLDLRQGQQNIRPLCSREGGTGVRSLSFYRHIITVGTGQGSLLFYDIRAQKFLEERASATLESSSGPSGRKLRLACGRGWLNHNDFWVNYFGGMEVFPNALYTHCYNWPEMKLFVAGGPLPAGLHGNYAGLWS, from the coding sequence ATGGCCCAGCAGCAAACAGGTAGCAGGAAACGGAAAGCGCCCGCGGTCGAGGCGGGCGCCGAGAGCTCGCCGTCGCAGGGCTTGGCGGCAGCGGACGGTGAGGGGCCTCTGCTACTGAAGAGGCAGAGGCGGCCGGCGACGTGTCGCTCAATGGTGCACTATCTGAAGGTTCGGGAGGTAGGCGGATGGGGCCCCGCCGGGCTCCAGGGCTTCGATGGCGAGATGCGAGGCTACGCGGTACAGAGGCTGCCCGAGCTGCTGACGGAGCGCCAACTGGACTTGGGCACCCTCAACAAGGTGTTCGCGTCACAGTGGCTGAACTCCAGGCAGGTGGTGTGCGGCACCAAGTGTAACACGCTCTTCGTGGTGGACGTGCAGTCAGGCCACATCACACGCATCCCCCTCTTGCGGGACAGGGAGGCCAGGCTGGCCCAGGACCAACAGGGCTGTGGCATCCATGCCATCGAGCTGAATCCCTCCAAGACGCTTCTGGCCACCGGCGGCGAAAATCCCAACAGCCTGGCCATCTACCAGCTGCCCACCCTGGATCCCCTGTGCCTGGGCGACCGCCATGGCCACAAGGACTGGATCTTCGCCGTCGCCTGGCTGAGTGACACCATAGCCGTGAGCGGCTCCCGTGACGGCACTGTGGCGCTGTGGCGGATGGACCCGGACAAGTTCGATGACACTGTTGCCTGGCATAGCGAGGTGGGTCTCCCCGTATATGCCCACATCCGTCCGAAGGATGTGGAGGCCATCCCCAGGGCCATCATCAACCCCAGTAACCGCAAGGTGCGGGCCCTGGCCTGCGGCGCCAAGAACCAGGAGCTGGGAGCGGTGTCCTTGGATGGCTACTTCCACCTGTGGAAAGCCCAGAGCACACTATCCAGGCTGCTGTCCATCAGGCTACCCTACTTCCGGGATAATGTGTGCCTGACCTACTGCGATGATATGTCTGTGTATGCTGTGGGCTCCCATTCCCACGTCTCTTTCCTGGATCTGCGCCAGGGCCAGCAGAACATCCGGCCCCTGTGTTCTCGAGAGGGTGGCACAGGTGTGCGGTCTCTGAGCTTCTACCGCCACATCATCACTGTGGGCACCGGTCAGGGCTCCCTGCTCTTCTATGACATCCGGGCCCAGAAATTCCTGGAGGAGAGAGCCTCTGCCACCCTGGAGTCCTCTTCGGGACCTTCAGGGAGGAAGCTCAGGCTTGCTTGTGGCAGAGGTTGGCTCAACCACAATGACTTCTGGGTGAATTACTTTGGTGGCATGGAAGTGTTTCCCAATGCGCTCTACACCCACTGCTACAACTGGCCCGAGATGAAGCTCTTTGTGGCTGGGGGGCCTCTCCCTGCAGGCCTCCATGGGAACTATGCAGGCCTCTGGAGCTAA